From Scleropages formosus chromosome 25, fSclFor1.1, whole genome shotgun sequence, a single genomic window includes:
- the LOC108921777 gene encoding transcription factor HES-1-like isoform X1, producing the protein MGGGRPRAVFLLPPPSGRVSAAPIGPKLLWERKFGKFHTSRSRAASSINRSAAARAFGHFVSLASGEQLVPHTPRPTRLVTRTLVRDRRERRSVLCLFFLFFFFFKKKRKKEIRQWSLFHKGSRDTDLHVGSQGSLETKTDLQRFSLWRGPLLIIIIIIITIRRRIFTSPPVPVSFCHPRVDLFQKKIMPADLMEKNSSSPVAATPASASTGASPDKPRTASEHRKSSKPIMEKRRRARINESLGQLKTLILDALKKDSSRHSKLEKADILEMTVKHLRNLQRAQMTAALNTDPSVLGKYRAGFSECVGEVTRFLSTCEGVSTEVTTRLLGHLAGCMSQINAVNYPAQHQVTAAPPHPGYAQPMVQVAGATPPLGGVPCKGGPAAGLSPEAVKLYGGFQIVPATDRQVAFLIPNTAFAPSGALVPVFAKTGGAPVPASAPMSPCVPPGTSDSVWRPW; encoded by the exons ATGGGAGGCGGCCGACCACGAGCCGTCttcctccttccccccccctccggccgcGTGTCCGCTGCACCGATTGGTCCGAAGTTACTGTGGGAAAGAAAGTTTGGGAAGTTTCACACGAGCCGTTCGCGTGCAGCCTCGAGCATAAATAGATCCGCCGCGGCGCGCGCCTTCGGACACTTTGTATCGCTGGCGAGCGGAGAGCAGCTCGTGCCACACACACCCCGACCGACACGGCTCGTGACACGGACGCTGGTCCGTGATCGTCGCGAGCGGAGATCGGTgttgtgcttattttttttatttttttttttttttaaaaaaaaaagaaaaaaagagatccGACAGTGGAGCTTATTTCATAAAGGAAGCCGGGACACGGATCTCCACGTTGGATCACAGGGATCTTTAGAGACGAAAACTGATCTGCAGCGCTTTTCTCTCTGGAGGggtccattattaataataataatcatcataattACAATTAGGAGGAGGATTTTCACTTCGCCTCCAGTCCCTGTGAGCTTCTGTCACCCGCGCGTGGATCTGTTCCAGAAGAAGATCATGCCCGCAGACCTGATGGAGAAAAACTCCTCTTCACCTGTGGCCGCCACTCCGGCGAGCGCGAGCACGGGCGCGAGCCCCGACAAGCCCAGGACTGCGTCGGAGCACAGAAAG TCCTCCAAACCGATTATGGAGAAACGGAGAAGAGCCAGAATCAACGAGAGCCTTGGTCAGCTGAAGACACTCATCCTGGATGCACTCAAGAAAGAT AGCTCCAGACATTCCAAGCTGGAGAAAGCCGACATCCTGGAGATGACCGTGAAACACCTAAGGAACCTGCAGAGAGCACAGATGACCG CAGCCCTCAACACGGATCCCTCGGTTCTGGGAAAGTACCGCGCCGGATTCAGCGAGTGCGTGGGTGAGGTCACGCGCTTCCTATCCACGTGCGAGGGCGTCAGCACTGAGGTCACGACCCGGCTGCTCGGCCACCTGGCCGGCTGCATGTCGCAGATAAATGCCGTCAACTACCCCGCGCAGCACCAGGTGACCGCGGCGCCCCCGCACCCAGGGTACGCACAGCCCATGGTGCAGGTGGCAGGTGCGACCCCGCCCCTCGGCGGAGTGCCGTGCAAAGGGGGTCCCGCAGCGGGCTTGTCTCCGGAGGCGGTGAAGCTGTACGGCGGCTTCCAGATCGTCCCGGCGACGGACAGACAGGTGGCCTTCTTAATCCCCAACACAGCGTTCGCCCCCAGCGGCGCTCTCGTGCCCGTGTTCGCCAAGACCGGCGGTGCGCCCGTGCCTGCGTCTGCACCCATGTCCCCTTGCGTGCCCCCCGGCACGTCGGACTCCGTCTGGAGACCCTGGTGA
- the LOC108921777 gene encoding transcription factor HES-1-like isoform X2 — MGGGRPRAVFLLPPPSGRVSAAPIGPKLLWERKFGKFHTSRSRAASSINRSAAARAFGHFVSLASGEQLVPHTPRPTRLVTRTLVRDRRERRSVLCLFFLFFFFFKKKRKKEIRQWSLFHKGSRDTDLHVGSQGSLETKTDLQRFSLWRGPLLIIIIIIITIRRRIFTSPPVPVSFCHPRVDLFQKKIMPADLMEKNSSSPVAATPASASTGASPDKPRTASEHRKSSKPIMEKRRRARINESLGQLKTLILDALKKDSSRHSKLEKADILEMTVKHLRNLQRAQMTALNTDPSVLGKYRAGFSECVGEVTRFLSTCEGVSTEVTTRLLGHLAGCMSQINAVNYPAQHQVTAAPPHPGYAQPMVQVAGATPPLGGVPCKGGPAAGLSPEAVKLYGGFQIVPATDRQVAFLIPNTAFAPSGALVPVFAKTGGAPVPASAPMSPCVPPGTSDSVWRPW; from the exons ATGGGAGGCGGCCGACCACGAGCCGTCttcctccttccccccccctccggccgcGTGTCCGCTGCACCGATTGGTCCGAAGTTACTGTGGGAAAGAAAGTTTGGGAAGTTTCACACGAGCCGTTCGCGTGCAGCCTCGAGCATAAATAGATCCGCCGCGGCGCGCGCCTTCGGACACTTTGTATCGCTGGCGAGCGGAGAGCAGCTCGTGCCACACACACCCCGACCGACACGGCTCGTGACACGGACGCTGGTCCGTGATCGTCGCGAGCGGAGATCGGTgttgtgcttattttttttatttttttttttttttaaaaaaaaaagaaaaaaagagatccGACAGTGGAGCTTATTTCATAAAGGAAGCCGGGACACGGATCTCCACGTTGGATCACAGGGATCTTTAGAGACGAAAACTGATCTGCAGCGCTTTTCTCTCTGGAGGggtccattattaataataataatcatcataattACAATTAGGAGGAGGATTTTCACTTCGCCTCCAGTCCCTGTGAGCTTCTGTCACCCGCGCGTGGATCTGTTCCAGAAGAAGATCATGCCCGCAGACCTGATGGAGAAAAACTCCTCTTCACCTGTGGCCGCCACTCCGGCGAGCGCGAGCACGGGCGCGAGCCCCGACAAGCCCAGGACTGCGTCGGAGCACAGAAAG TCCTCCAAACCGATTATGGAGAAACGGAGAAGAGCCAGAATCAACGAGAGCCTTGGTCAGCTGAAGACACTCATCCTGGATGCACTCAAGAAAGAT AGCTCCAGACATTCCAAGCTGGAGAAAGCCGACATCCTGGAGATGACCGTGAAACACCTAAGGAACCTGCAGAGAGCACAGATGACCG CCCTCAACACGGATCCCTCGGTTCTGGGAAAGTACCGCGCCGGATTCAGCGAGTGCGTGGGTGAGGTCACGCGCTTCCTATCCACGTGCGAGGGCGTCAGCACTGAGGTCACGACCCGGCTGCTCGGCCACCTGGCCGGCTGCATGTCGCAGATAAATGCCGTCAACTACCCCGCGCAGCACCAGGTGACCGCGGCGCCCCCGCACCCAGGGTACGCACAGCCCATGGTGCAGGTGGCAGGTGCGACCCCGCCCCTCGGCGGAGTGCCGTGCAAAGGGGGTCCCGCAGCGGGCTTGTCTCCGGAGGCGGTGAAGCTGTACGGCGGCTTCCAGATCGTCCCGGCGACGGACAGACAGGTGGCCTTCTTAATCCCCAACACAGCGTTCGCCCCCAGCGGCGCTCTCGTGCCCGTGTTCGCCAAGACCGGCGGTGCGCCCGTGCCTGCGTCTGCACCCATGTCCCCTTGCGTGCCCCCCGGCACGTCGGACTCCGTCTGGAGACCCTGGTGA